One Trichoderma asperellum chromosome 5, complete sequence genomic region harbors:
- a CDS encoding uncharacterized protein (EggNog:ENOG41), translating into MCHGHPRYHECAHTSLVWYYCPSAKIDLETGYETPCRNTTFAPAQSSSLSCPLKNCQFADKGGSWICCKCNQGPNTQGWCSTPLTDIQDDMGSLRIGGDQRTCDHGCCDDCRRFGPSRSPSPERRVTDSRKGRPRKYACGTSSRNAGCESPYTMMKGLSLDKNSESGSTAAYSSSSSSYDYRSKKSKSSKKSHKSKSRS; encoded by the exons ATGTGTCACGGACATCCCCGATACCATGAATGTGCTCACACTTCGCTCGTCTGGTATTATTGTCCCTCGGCGAAGATTGATCTGGAGACGGGCTACGAAACGCCTTGCCGGAACACAACATTTGCACCAGCCCAGTCAAGCTCACTGTCCTGCCCGCTCAAGAACTGCCAGTTTGCAGACAAGGGCGGTAGCTGGATATGCTGCAAATGCAACCAGGGGCCTAATACCCAGGGCTGGTGTTCCACTCCCTTGACTGATATCCAAGATGATATGGGCTCGCTGAGGATAGGGGGAGACCAGAGGACGTGTGATCACGGATGCTGTGATGACTGCAGGAGATTCG GGCCGAGCCGCAGCCCCTCCCCAGAGAGGAGAGTCACGGATAGTCGCAAGGGGAGACCACGCAAGTACGCGTGTGGTACATCGTCCAGAAATGCTGGGTGCGAGTCACCATATACTATGATGAAAGGGTTGTCACTCGACAAAAATTCAGAGTCTGGGAGCACGGCTGCATATTCGTCGTCTAGCAGCTCGTATGACTATCGATCCAAGAAGTCGAAGTCATCCAAGAAGAGCCACAAGTCGAAATCTCGAAGCTGA